A part of Gossypium hirsutum isolate 1008001.06 chromosome A07, Gossypium_hirsutum_v2.1, whole genome shotgun sequence genomic DNA contains:
- the LOC107955275 gene encoding guanine nucleotide exchange factor subunit RIC1 — protein sequence MYMAYGYPQVIPLEQGQYPSSQKIIYLKLINRFLLVVLPLHFELWSSSQHRVRLGRYKRDGDSLQREGENLQAVWSPDTKLIAILTSSFYLHIFKVQFTERKVQIGGKQPSGLFLATITRVLNEQVPFDGNDLAVSNIVCDNKHMLLGLSDGSLYSISWKGEFYAAFGFDSSQHNDNEVTSLSHSLANSIASGEAERAFASNYRVSKKSAIAQLEFCVSMRLLLVLYSDGQLVACSVSKKGLKPVESIKAEKSLGNGDAVCTSIAGDQLILAVGTRRGVVELFDLADSGSLIRTVSLYDWGYTMEDTGSVSCISWTPDNSAFAVGWKLRGLTVWSVSGCRLMSTIRQIGLSSASSPVVKPNQDCKYEPLMGGTSLMQWDDYGYRLYAIEEGSLERILAFSFGKCCLSRGVSGMTYVRQVIYGEDRLLVVQSEDTDELKMLHLNLPVSYISQNWPVQHVAASKDGMYLAVAGLHGLILYDIRQKKWRVFGDISQEQKIQCKGLLWLGKIVVVCNYIDSSNMYELLFYPRYHLDQSSLLCRKPLLAKPMVMDVYEDYILVTYRPFDVHIFHVKLFGELSPTSTPELQLSTVRELSIMTAKSHPAAMRFIPDQIPRDSALDNHISSSSDLLAREPARCLILRANGELSLLDLDDGRERELTNSVELFWVTCGQSEEKTNLIEDVSWLDYGYRGMQVWYPSPGVDSFKQEDFLQLDPDLEFDREVYPLGLLPNAGVVVGVSQRMSFSACTEFPCFEPTPQAQTILHCLLRHLLQRNKSEEALRLAQISAEKPHFSHCLEWLLFTVFDAEISRQNVNKNQVSVQKQNVSLLEKTCDLIRNFPEYLDVVVSVARKTDGRHWADLFNAAGRSTELFEDCFQRRWYRTAACYILVIAKLEGPAVSQYCALRLLQATLDESLYELAGELVRFLLRSGRDYEQASADSDRLSPRFLGYFLFRSSYRRPSLDKSTSFKDQSAHIAPVKNILENHASYLMSGKELSKLVAFVKGTQFDLVEYLQRERDGSARLENFASGLELIGQKLQMGTLQSRLDAEFLLAHMCSVKFKEWIVVLATLLRRSEVLFDLFRHDMRLWKAYNMTLQSHPSFAEYHDLLDDLEEKLSSTANAEEK from the exons ATGTATATGGCATATGGATATCCGCAGGTGATTCCATTAGAGCAAGGGCAGTATCCTTCGTCGCAAAAGATCATTTACCTAAAACTCATTAACCGATTCTTGCTCGTCGTTTTGCCTTTGCATTTCGAGCTATGGAGTTCCTCCCAG CATAGAGTGAGGTTAGGGAGGTATAAGAGAGATGGGGATTCGCTGCAGCGAGAAGGCGAGAATTTGCAGGCCGTTTGGAGCCCTGACACCAAATTGATTGCGATTCTT ACTTCATCTTTCTATCTTCACATTTTTAAGGTCCAGTTTACAGAGAGAAAAGTACAAATAGGAGGGAAGCAACCTTCTGGCTTGTTTCTAGCAACGATAACTCGTGTTCTGAATGAACAAGTCCCTTTTGATGGAAATGATTTGGCCGT GAGCAATATTGTGTGTGATAACAAACATATGCTATTGGGTCTTTCTGATGGATCTTTGTATAGTATCTCTTGGAAGGGGGAG TTTTATGCAGCTTTTGGATTTGATTCCTCTCAACATAATGACAATGAAGTTACTTCATTATCACATTCTCTAGCTAATTCTATTGCTTCTGGAGAGGCTGAAAGAGCTTTTGCCTCAAATTATAGAGTCTCCAAGAAATCTGCTATAGCACAGTTGGAGTTTTGTGTTTCGATGAGGCTGCTATTAGTCTTATATTCTGATGGACAACTGGTGGCATGCTCTGTGAGCAAGAAAGGTCTAAAGCCAGTTGAATCCATTAAAGCTGAAAAAAGTTTGGGAAATGGTGATGCTGTATGTACTTCCATTGCTGGAGATCAACTGATCCTTGCTGTTGGTACCAGAAGAGGTGTTGTTGAGTTATTTGACTTGGCTGATTCTGGGTCACTCATTCGTACTGTCTCCTTATATGACTGGGG ATATACAATGGAGGACACTGGTTCTGTCAGTTGTATTTCATGGACACCCGATAATTCTGCTTTTGCAGTTGGGTGGAAGTTAAGAGGACTTACTGTTTGGTCTGTTTCTGGATGTCGTCTAATGTCAACCATCCGTCAAATTGGTTTGAGTTCTGCTTCTTCTCCCGTAGTTAAGCCAAACCAGGATTGTAAATATGAGCCTTTGATGGGCGGTACCTCACTAATGCAGTGGGATGATTATGGATATAGGCTTTACGCTATTGAGGAGGGATCATTGGAGAGAATTCTTGCATTTTCCTTTGGCAAATGTTGCCTTAGCAGAGGAGTTTCAGGAATGACTTATGTCCGTCAAGTGATTTATGGTGAAGATAGATTGCTTGTTGTGCAGTCAGAAGATACTGACGAGCTAAAGATGCTACATTTAAACCTTCCA GTTTCGTACATCTCCCAGAATTGGCCTGTTCAGCATGTGGCAGCGAGCAAGGATGGAATGTATTTAGCAGTTGCTGGTCTCCATGGGTTGATTTTATATGATATAAGACAGAAGAAATGGCGAGTGTTTGGAGATATTTCTCAGGAACAAAAGATTCAGTGTAAAGGTCTGTTATGGCTGGGGAAGATCGTTGTTGTCTGCAACTACATTGATTCTTCTAACAT GTATGAGTTGCTTTTCTATCCTCGATATCACCTTGATCAGAGCTCGCTACTATGTCGTAAACCATTGCTTGCAAAACCAATGGTGATGGATGTGTACGAAGATTATATACTAGTCACTTATCGCCCTTTTGATGTACACATATTCCATGTGAAGTTATTTGGTGAATTATCACCTACTAGTACTCCAGAATTACAG CTTTCTACAGTACGAGAACTCTCAATCATGACTGCAAAGAGCCATCCTGCAGCTATGCGTTTTATTCCCGATCAAATTCCAAGAGACAGTGCCCTTGACAATCACATTTCATCTTCTTCAGACTTGTTAGCCAGGGAGCCTGCAAG GTGTCTGATACTGAGAGCAAATGGAGAGCTTTCATTACTTGATTTGGATGATGGACGGGAAAGGGAACTTACTAATTCGGTTGAACTATTTTGGGTTACATGTGGTCAATCAGAAGAGAAAACAAATCTAATTGAGGATGTCTCTTGGTTGGACTATGGCTACCGAGGAATGCAG GTTTGGTATCCTTCTCCCGGTGTTGACTCATTTAAGCAGGAGGACTTTTTGCAG TTGGATCCAGATCTGGAATTTGACCGCGAGGTTTACCCTTTGGGGCTTCTTCCAAATGCTGGTGTTGTTGTTGGTGTGTCGCAAAGAATGTCATTTTCAGCATGCACAGAATTTCCATGTTTTGAGCCTACTCCCCAAGCTCAAACTATATTGCATTGCCTACTTCGACACCTCCTTCAG AGGAACAAAAGCGAGGAGGCTTTGCGTTTGGCACAAATATCAGCTGAGAAGCCTCATTTTTCACATTGTTTAGAGTGGCTTCTTTTCACTGTATTTGATGCTGAGATTTCAAG GCAAAATGTGAATAAAAACCAGGTCTCAGTCCAGAAACAGAATGTCTCTCTTTTGGAGAAGACCTGTGATCTGATCAGAAATTTTCCTGAGTATCTTGATGTGGTTGTGAGTGTTGCAAGAAAAACTGATGGTAGACATTGGGCTGATCTGTTCAATGCTGCAGGAAGATCAACAGA GTTGTTTGAAGACTGCTTCCAACGGAGATGGTACCGCACTGCAGCGTGCTACATTCTT GTAATTGCCAAACTTGAGGGTCCTGCTGTTAGTCAGTATTGTGCTCTGCGTTTATTGCAG GCAACACTAGATGAATCCTTATATGAACTTGCTGGAGAGCTG GTGAGGTTCTTGTTGAGATCAGGGAGAGATTATGAGCAGGCATCTGCAGATTCTGACAGACTATCTCCTAGATTCTTGGGTTATTTCCTTTTTCGTTCGAGTTACAGGAGGCCTTCACTCGATAAAAG CACTTCATTCAAAGACCAGAGTGCTCATATTGCTCCAGTCAAGAACATATTGGAAAATCATGCTAGCTATTTGATGTCGGGAAAGGAACTTTCCAAGCTTGTTGCGTTTGTGAAAGGCACTCAGTTTGATTTAGTG GAATATCTTCAACGAGAGAGAGATGGTTCTGCTAGGTTGGAGAATTTTGCTTCAGGTCTTGAACTGATTGGGCAAAAG ttGCAAATGGGAACATTGCAGAGCAGATTGGATGCTGAATTCCTCTTGGCTCATATGTGCTCTGTCAAGTTCAAGGAGTGGATAGTTGTCCTTGCCACGCTTTTAAGACGTTCTGAG GTTCTTTTTGATCTTTTCCGGCATGACATGCGGTTGTGGAAAGCATATAATATGACATTGCAG TCTCATCCTTCATTTGCTGAATACCATGATTTGCTTGACGATTTGGAAGAGAAACTCTCTTCCACTGCAAATGCAGAAGAGAAATAA